In the Gemmatimonadales bacterium genome, GTATCCGCTGGCCACTTCCCCACCTGCGGCGTGACCTCCGACAATCGGGCGTACTGTTGGGGCGCCAATTTCTCCGGGCAACTGGGCGACGGTACGAACACCCAGCGCCTGCGCCCGATGGCGGTCGCGGGCGGGCTCAACTTCCGCCAGGTGCTCGCGGGAGCCCGCGACCGCTACGGCACGTCCCACAGTTGCGGCGTGACCACGAGTTATCAGGGCTACTGCTGGGGTGGCAACGATGAGGGACAGCTCGGCGACGGCACCACCACACAGCGTCTGAAACCGCGTGCGGTGGCCGGCGGCCTGCAGTTCAGCGGGCTGATTCCCGGTGGCGACCACACCTGCGCAGTGACCACTGCGTCGGTCGCCCACTGCTGGGGTTACGATTACTACGGGCAGCTCGGCGACGGCAGTCCAGTGGGCAACGCGGCCCCCACCAGGCTGTCGCCGTTCGCGGTTGTTGGCGAACTCGCGTTGAAGGCGGTGACCCCGGGAGGTACCCACACCTGTGCCCTGACCACGGGCAACCTGGCCTACTGCTGGGGCGCAAACGCCGGTCAGCTCGGCGACGGCACCACCGACTGGACGTCGACACCTGTGCCGGTTGCCGGACCGATCTGAACCAGAGCCTGACGGGTTCGCCCGGGGAGGGCTCGAGCTTCAGCGCTCTAGCCCTCGCTCGTGCTCGCGCGCCTCGGTGGCCCGTCCCTCGGGCGTGACCGTGGCTGGGCGGGCCGATGCCGCGCGCCGCGTCCGCGAGGCACCCCACAGGAGCAGCAGCCCGAAGACGAGCATCACCAGGCCCCACCACAGATTGACGTTCACCGAGAGGGAGCGGGCGTAGAGCTCGGCATCGCCCCCGGTGGCAACTCCGTAGCCCGCCAGGAGCAGTCCGAGCACGGTAAACAGCCCCCCGATCGGAAGCCGGACGTCGAGGCCGGTTGCGCCGCTCATCTTGCCTCCTAGAAGAACACCAGGTTGAGCGCCAGCGTCAGCGCGAGCACCACCACCGCGAGGACCCACGGCCGCGCAATCAAGGAGAGCGCGCCATCGCTCGGCCGCGGGGTGAGAGAGTATACCAGACCGCGGAGCTCATCCGGGTCACGCGGCCGGGTTGCCAGGCTCACCAGGATGGTGACCACGAAGCAGGTGACCCAGGCGACGATCGCCGTCCAGAAGGTCTGCGCCAGCTCGCTGGGGAAGGTGTGCAGCACGCCGAGATAACCGCCCTTTACACCGGCCTGCACCCCGGCCGGCAGAGTGAGCCCGTGATGGATGGCGGCGCCGAGCGTCCCGGCCAGCAGTCCGAGGAAGGCCCCGTGCCCTGTGGTCCGCCGCCAGAACATCCCCAGGGCAAAGGTGGCGAAGAGTGGCGCGTTCACGAAGGCGAAGACCAGTTGCAGCAGGTCCATGATGTTGTTGAAGGCGCCCGCCACGTACGCCGCCGCCACCGCGAGCACGATGCCGGCCACGGTGGAGATGCGACCCATCCAGAGATAGTGCGCGTCCGACGCGCCCCGGCGGATGTGGCTCTGGTAGATGTCGTAGGTCCATACGGTGTTGAACGCCGTCACGTTGCCGGCCATGCCGGACATGAACGACGCCAGCAGGGCCGTGAGACCGAGACCCAGCATGCCCGACGGAAAGAGCCGCACCAGCATCATCGGCGTCGCGAGATCGTAGTCGAGCACCACCCGTCCCCCGCTGTCCAGCAGCGGCGAGCCGCCGGCAGCAAGCTTGGCCGGAATCAGCCCCGCCTCCGTCCCGCCGTGTCCGCTACTCAAGACCAGCGCGATCATCCCCGGCAGGATCACCAGGAAGGGAAACAGCATCTTGGGCACCGCCGCGATGAGCGGCGTCCGCCGGGCGGCGGTCATCGAGTCGGCCGCCATGGCGCGCTGCACGACCAGAAAATCGGTGCACCAGTAGCCGAACGAGAGTACGAATCCCAGCCCCATCACCAGGCCGAACCACTCGACCCCAATCGGATTGCGGGTTGCGTCACCCATGTCGGTCCAGGTGTGGGTATACGCCGTGGCCGGCAGCCCCCGTGCCGTCGCCACCTCGGCGAGCCTGGCCGAGAGTCCCTCCCAACCTCCCACCGCATGCAGGCCGAGCGCCACCAGGGGAGCGAAGCCGAAGACGATCAGGAAGAACTGCAGCACCTCGTTGTAGATCGCGCTGGTGAGCCCGCCGAGCAGCACGTAGGCCAGCACGATCACCGCCGCCGCCAGCACGCTCACGTCGAAGCTCCAGCCGAGCAGCAGGTTCAGTAGCTTGCCCATGGCATACATCGAGACGCCGGAGGAGAAGACCGTCATCACCGCGAAGGAGACCGCGTTGAGCGTCCGGGTTTTCTCGTCGAAGCGCAGTCGCAGATACTCGGGGACCGAGCGCGCGCGCGAGCCGTAGTAGAACGGCATCATGAAGAGACCGACGAAGACCATCGCGGGGATGGCTCCCACCCAGTAGAAATGACTGGTGGCGATGCCGTACTTGGCGCCCGACGCGCCCATGCCGATCACCTCC is a window encoding:
- a CDS encoding sodium:solute symporter family protein, with the protein product MPANPVAHLAPIDYAVMAVYFAAVLGVGWGLRRLTQTSTDFFLSGRSLPPWITGLAFISANLGAQEVIGMGASGAKYGIATSHFYWVGAIPAMVFVGLFMMPFYYGSRARSVPEYLRLRFDEKTRTLNAVSFAVMTVFSSGVSMYAMGKLLNLLLGWSFDVSVLAAAVIVLAYVLLGGLTSAIYNEVLQFFLIVFGFAPLVALGLHAVGGWEGLSARLAEVATARGLPATAYTHTWTDMGDATRNPIGVEWFGLVMGLGFVLSFGYWCTDFLVVQRAMAADSMTAARRTPLIAAVPKMLFPFLVILPGMIALVLSSGHGGTEAGLIPAKLAAGGSPLLDSGGRVVLDYDLATPMMLVRLFPSGMLGLGLTALLASFMSGMAGNVTAFNTVWTYDIYQSHIRRGASDAHYLWMGRISTVAGIVLAVAAAYVAGAFNNIMDLLQLVFAFVNAPLFATFALGMFWRRTTGHGAFLGLLAGTLGAAIHHGLTLPAGVQAGVKGGYLGVLHTFPSELAQTFWTAIVAWVTCFVVTILVSLATRPRDPDELRGLVYSLTPRPSDGALSLIARPWVLAVVVLALTLALNLVFF